One stretch of Acidobacteriota bacterium DNA includes these proteins:
- a CDS encoding DUF4097 family beta strand repeat protein encodes MSRQMIRPVPAVLALALLLATPVWAACSKDFHQTASLEPEGRLRVCTYKGTVELIPWDKPLVEVHATIEAPGDVSESYARKTVDATRVVVTGSRGAVTVEVDYDDVPAERGWLGFDSSKILPYAHLKVHAPRKVRLVMKDYKSDIALDGFDGKIQIQTYKGTVRGRDLSGEVVMDTYKGEVDFTRLAGRLDAETYKGRIDIEASRLEGRCRLKTYKGDIRLVLNSHQPVTVISDIASKGTLIDRLGRSAETGSARQSEHDGKETVRLSVETYKGQIRLER; translated from the coding sequence ATGAGTCGTCAAATGATTCGGCCGGTACCGGCTGTGTTGGCACTGGCTCTGCTCCTGGCGACGCCGGTCTGGGCGGCCTGCTCCAAGGACTTTCACCAGACGGCCAGCTTGGAACCCGAAGGCCGCCTGCGCGTCTGCACCTACAAGGGGACCGTTGAACTCATCCCCTGGGACAAGCCGCTGGTCGAGGTGCACGCGACCATCGAGGCGCCCGGCGATGTCAGCGAATCGTACGCCCGGAAGACCGTCGACGCCACCCGCGTTGTGGTGACCGGGAGCCGCGGCGCCGTGACGGTGGAGGTGGATTACGACGACGTACCCGCCGAGCGCGGTTGGCTGGGTTTCGACAGTTCCAAGATCCTGCCCTACGCCCACCTGAAGGTGCACGCTCCGCGAAAGGTCCGGCTGGTGATGAAAGACTACAAGTCTGACATCGCGCTGGACGGCTTCGACGGGAAGATCCAGATCCAGACCTACAAAGGCACGGTGCGCGGGCGCGACCTGTCCGGCGAAGTCGTCATGGATACATACAAGGGCGAGGTCGACTTCACCCGGCTGGCCGGCCGGCTGGACGCGGAGACCTACAAGGGCCGGATCGACATCGAGGCCAGCCGGCTCGAGGGGCGCTGCCGATTGAAGACCTACAAAGGCGACATCCGGCTGGTGCTGAACAGCCACCAGCCTGTGACCGTCATCTCGGATATCGCGTCCAAGGGTACACTGATCGATCGCCTCGGCCGGTCCGCTGAGACCGGTTCGGCGCGGCAGTCGGAACACGACGGGAAGGAAACGGTCCGCCTGAGCGTCGAGACATACAAGGGTCAGATCCGGCTCGAGCGCTAG
- a CDS encoding saccharopine dehydrogenase → MKKALLLGAGLVSKPLVQYLLKHGIQVTVASRTFDKAAALLDQHPNGRAVAWVVEEADRLRQMVAEHDVVISLLPWIYHLQVANACIEAGKHMITTSYVKPEMKALDAQVRAKGLCFLNEIGLDPGIDHMSAMKMIHDIQHRGGKVTVFNSYCGALPAPDNLDNPLKYKFSWSPRGVVLAGRNTAMYRKDGQVVNIASENLFDDHHPLLIDGVGQMEFYPNRDSISYIDIYNLPDIRTMFRGTIRFPGWCEAWSVVSKSGWLSLDPLDTAGLTHQALTARLTGLGGDVKAEFAKKFKLEQKPQIMDKLEYMGLFLDTPINKGQYPPLDVLTDYLLPKMAYAKGQRDMVVMLHEVVGEFPDGHKERFTSQMVDFGVEGVETAVARTVALPAAIATRLLLEGKIRATGVLIPVDPAIYLPVLGELENTGIRFTEKVDKT, encoded by the coding sequence ATGAAAAAAGCGTTGTTGCTCGGAGCCGGCCTGGTGTCGAAGCCGCTGGTCCAGTACCTGCTCAAGCACGGCATCCAGGTGACGGTGGCATCGCGGACGTTCGACAAGGCGGCCGCCCTGCTGGATCAGCACCCGAACGGCCGGGCCGTGGCATGGGTGGTGGAGGAGGCCGACCGTCTCCGCCAGATGGTGGCCGAGCACGATGTGGTGATCTCGCTGCTGCCGTGGATCTACCACCTGCAGGTGGCCAACGCCTGCATCGAGGCCGGCAAGCACATGATCACCACCTCCTACGTCAAACCGGAGATGAAGGCGCTGGACGCCCAGGTCCGGGCCAAGGGTCTCTGCTTCCTCAATGAAATCGGCCTCGACCCGGGCATCGACCACATGTCCGCCATGAAAATGATCCACGATATCCAGCACCGCGGCGGCAAGGTCACGGTGTTCAACTCCTACTGCGGCGCTCTGCCCGCCCCCGACAACCTGGACAACCCTTTGAAGTACAAGTTTTCCTGGAGTCCGCGCGGCGTGGTGCTGGCCGGGCGCAACACGGCCATGTACCGCAAGGACGGGCAGGTCGTGAACATCGCCTCGGAAAACCTGTTCGACGACCATCATCCGCTCCTCATCGACGGCGTGGGCCAGATGGAGTTCTACCCCAACCGCGACTCCATCTCCTACATTGATATCTACAACCTGCCCGACATCCGGACCATGTTCCGGGGCACCATCCGCTTCCCCGGCTGGTGCGAGGCGTGGAGCGTGGTGAGCAAATCGGGCTGGCTGTCGCTGGACCCGCTGGACACCGCCGGTCTCACCCACCAGGCCCTCACCGCCCGGCTGACCGGCCTCGGCGGTGACGTCAAGGCCGAGTTCGCCAAGAAGTTCAAGCTGGAGCAGAAGCCCCAGATCATGGACAAGCTCGAGTACATGGGACTCTTCCTGGATACGCCCATCAACAAGGGTCAGTATCCCCCTCTGGATGTGCTGACGGACTATCTCCTCCCCAAGATGGCCTACGCCAAGGGACAGCGGGACATGGTGGTCATGCTGCACGAGGTCGTCGGCGAGTTCCCCGACGGGCACAAGGAGCGGTTCACCTCCCAGATGGTGGATTTCGGCGTCGAGGGTGTCGAAACGGCCGTCGCCCGGACCGTGGCGCTGCCGGCTGCCATCGCCACCCGGCTCCTGCTCGAGGGCAAGATCCGGGCCACCGGCGTGCTCATTCCGGTGGATCCCGCCATCTACCTGCCGGTTCTCGGCGAGCTCGAGAACACCGGCATCCGGTTCACGGAGAAAGTGGACAAAACCTGA